From Haloarcula sp. CBA1127, a single genomic window includes:
- a CDS encoding DNA-3-methyladenine glycosylase — translation MSDSPHDALRADPDIGPLVETHGELTLDPASDLFERLVVSILRQQVSMASAAATRERLFDAVTVTPAGIKDADNEVLQDAGLSRQKTRYVNEVADAFLEHGYSLATFEDAADEEIHEELTAITGVGDWTANMQLLFAFGREDVFPVGDLGIRKGFKAVVGEGYSRAEMREYAERWSPYRSYASLYLWRASEDIAESVAEVRED, via the coding sequence ATGAGTGACTCGCCACACGATGCGTTACGTGCGGACCCCGACATCGGACCGCTGGTCGAGACACACGGCGAACTCACGCTTGACCCGGCGTCAGACCTTTTCGAGCGGCTCGTCGTCTCGATTCTCCGCCAGCAGGTGTCGATGGCGTCGGCCGCCGCGACACGGGAGCGACTGTTCGACGCCGTCACCGTGACACCGGCGGGCATCAAAGACGCTGACAACGAAGTGCTCCAAGATGCCGGCCTCTCACGGCAGAAGACCCGCTACGTCAACGAGGTCGCCGATGCGTTTCTGGAACATGGCTACTCGTTGGCGACGTTTGAGGACGCCGCTGACGAGGAAATCCACGAAGAGCTAACGGCCATCACGGGCGTTGGCGACTGGACCGCAAATATGCAACTCCTGTTCGCGTTCGGCCGTGAAGACGTGTTTCCGGTCGGCGACCTCGGCATCCGAAAGGGGTTCAAAGCCGTCGTCGGTGAGGGGTACAGCCGCGCGGAGATGCGAGAGTACGCCGAGCGGTGGTCGCCGTATCGAAGCTACGCGAGCCTGTATCTGTGGCGGGCCAGCGAGGATATCGCCGAAAGCGTCGCAGAAGTGCGCGAGGACTGA
- the cysE gene encoding serine O-acetyltransferase — protein MFDRLKTDIRTALTKDPAATSAMEVALTYPGLHAIWAYRVAHWLWTNDRKLLARLISHVTRFLTGVEIHPAAEIGDRVFIDHGMGIVIGETAEIGDDVLLYHGVTLGGTSMRREKRHPTVEDGATIGADASIMGPITVGENASVGAGAVVVDDVAPETTVVGNPAEPVGAAGVASPNPDPIIADG, from the coding sequence ATGTTTGACCGACTGAAAACGGATATTCGTACAGCACTCACAAAGGACCCGGCGGCGACCAGCGCGATGGAGGTCGCGCTCACGTACCCCGGCCTGCACGCGATCTGGGCCTATCGCGTCGCCCACTGGCTCTGGACGAACGACCGGAAGTTACTCGCCAGACTCATCTCCCACGTCACGCGGTTCCTGACCGGCGTCGAGATACATCCCGCCGCGGAGATCGGCGACCGCGTGTTCATCGACCACGGGATGGGCATCGTCATCGGCGAGACGGCCGAAATCGGCGACGACGTGCTCTTGTACCACGGTGTCACCCTCGGCGGGACGTCCATGCGCCGCGAAAAGCGCCACCCGACGGTCGAGGACGGCGCGACCATCGGCGCTGATGCCTCGATAATGGGGCCGATCACCGTTGGAGAGAACGCGTCCGTCGGCGCTGGCGCTGTCGTCGTCGATGACGTGGCCCCGGAAACAACAGTCGTCGGCAATCCGGCGGAGCCCGTCGGCGCTGCCGGTGTCGCCTCACCAAATCCTGACCCTATCATCGCTGACGGCTAA
- a CDS encoding acyl-CoA dehydrogenase family protein — MDFGLTEEQRQIQDEIARFAENEIKPVATEYDTEEKFPREIVEKAAEMGLTGANIPMEYGGAGYNTLTNAIIAEELFAADPGIGLSIQSAAFGADALIGFGSEAQKEEYLEPVATGDAIMGAAISEPDTGSDVSSVSTQARKEGDEWVINGNKMWITNGSVGDYFVVLCETDPDAEGRYNGFSQILIESDRDGFEAEKITGKLGIRASDTAELILNDVRVPEDNLVGTRGAGFLQIMQFFDETRTGVAAQGVGIARGAAERALEYAQDREQFGQSISEFQAIQHKLAEMFTEIEAARQLTHKSAWSVDNDADKLTQLASMAKEKASRVAVETADEAVQIHGGAGYVNDFDVERFYRDAKITQIYEGTTEIQKNIIARELLGKGMT; from the coding sequence ATGGACTTCGGACTGACAGAAGAGCAGCGACAGATACAGGACGAGATCGCCCGGTTCGCCGAGAACGAAATCAAACCCGTCGCGACCGAGTACGACACTGAAGAGAAGTTCCCCCGAGAAATCGTCGAAAAGGCCGCTGAGATGGGGCTAACCGGGGCAAACATCCCGATGGAGTACGGGGGCGCAGGCTACAATACGCTGACGAACGCTATCATCGCTGAGGAGTTGTTCGCGGCCGATCCCGGTATCGGTCTGAGCATCCAGTCGGCCGCCTTCGGTGCTGACGCCCTCATCGGGTTCGGCTCAGAGGCCCAGAAGGAGGAGTACTTGGAGCCCGTTGCCACGGGCGACGCTATCATGGGCGCGGCCATCTCCGAACCCGACACCGGCTCGGACGTGTCGTCGGTGTCGACGCAGGCGCGAAAGGAGGGCGACGAGTGGGTCATCAACGGTAACAAGATGTGGATCACCAACGGCTCGGTCGGCGACTACTTCGTCGTACTCTGTGAGACGGACCCAGACGCAGAGGGGCGGTACAATGGCTTCTCACAGATTCTCATTGAGTCCGACCGCGACGGGTTCGAAGCCGAGAAGATTACGGGGAAACTCGGCATCCGCGCATCAGACACGGCAGAACTCATCCTCAACGACGTGCGCGTCCCCGAGGACAACCTTGTGGGAACGCGCGGGGCTGGCTTCCTCCAGATAATGCAGTTCTTCGACGAGACCCGGACCGGCGTGGCCGCACAGGGCGTCGGTATCGCTCGTGGGGCCGCCGAGCGTGCTCTGGAATACGCTCAGGACCGCGAGCAGTTCGGTCAGTCCATCTCAGAGTTCCAAGCTATCCAGCACAAGCTCGCCGAGATGTTCACCGAAATCGAGGCCGCACGCCAGCTAACCCACAAGTCTGCCTGGAGCGTCGACAACGACGCCGACAAGCTCACGCAGTTGGCGTCGATGGCCAAGGAAAAAGCCTCCCGCGTCGCTGTCGAGACGGCCGACGAGGCCGTCCAGATTCACGGCGGCGCCGGCTACGTCAACGACTTCGACGTCGAGCGGTTCTACCGTGACGCCAAGATCACCCAGATCTACGAGGGGACGACCGAGATTCAGAAGAATATCATCGCCCGAGAACTGCTCGGGAAGGGCATGACTTGA
- a CDS encoding 3-hydroxyacyl-CoA dehydrogenase/enoyl-CoA hydratase family protein — translation MDFEDIDTIAVLGAGNMGHGITEVAALAGYDVRMRDIKDEFVEDGYDNIEWSLNKLAERDQLTQEEADAALDRVTPLVDVEEAVSDVDVVIEAVPEKMEIKKDVYTEVEEHAPEDAIFATNTSSLSITELSEVTERPEQFCGMHFFNPPVRMQLVEVISGAHSGDDTLDAIEALAEDFGKTPVRVRKDSPGFIVNRILVPLMNEAAWLVHNDEATIAEVDSTTKFDMGLPMGSFELSDQVGNDVGLHVLEYMHEVLGEPYAPCPLLEQKVENEELGKKTGRGFYDYENGGVDIPTDAGREDVEHRLVAVMANEVGKLVENDVAPVADIDQAVQLGGGFPDGPAKIADKTGLETLVDTLEETHEETGAERYAVADGLREAAEAGGFYGSDDDAPAEFDNVTIEYPGDMVGHIELDRPHRMNTVSPDLMDDLADAVDLLEDDDEVRAILLTGAGDKAFSAGADVQAMASNATPLDAIELSRKGQQTFGKLEECSMPVVAGIDGYALGGGMELATCADLRVASERSELGQPEHNLGLLPGWGGTQRLARIVGEGRAKEIIFTGDRYDADEMAEYGFINEVVDNDALHERAFELAKDMAAGPPVAQKLTKRAMLAGRDDIDAGLEVESQAFGHLIGTDDVMEGINAFMGDGEPDFEGK, via the coding sequence ATGGATTTCGAGGATATTGACACTATCGCCGTGCTCGGTGCCGGGAATATGGGCCATGGAATCACCGAAGTGGCCGCGCTCGCAGGCTACGACGTGCGGATGCGGGACATCAAAGACGAGTTCGTCGAGGACGGCTACGACAACATCGAGTGGTCGCTAAACAAGCTGGCCGAGAGAGACCAGCTCACGCAGGAGGAGGCCGATGCGGCACTTGACCGTGTGACGCCGCTTGTCGATGTCGAGGAAGCGGTCAGCGACGTCGACGTGGTCATCGAGGCCGTGCCGGAGAAAATGGAGATCAAGAAGGACGTGTACACAGAGGTCGAAGAACACGCACCCGAGGACGCCATCTTTGCCACGAACACGTCCAGCCTCTCCATCACGGAGCTGTCGGAAGTGACCGAACGGCCCGAGCAGTTCTGTGGGATGCACTTCTTCAATCCGCCGGTGCGGATGCAACTGGTCGAGGTAATCTCCGGCGCACACTCAGGCGACGACACGCTGGACGCCATCGAGGCGCTTGCCGAAGACTTCGGCAAAACACCGGTCCGCGTCCGCAAGGACTCGCCGGGATTCATCGTCAACCGCATCCTCGTCCCGCTGATGAACGAGGCCGCGTGGCTCGTCCACAACGATGAGGCGACTATCGCCGAGGTTGACTCGACGACGAAGTTCGACATGGGCCTGCCGATGGGGTCGTTCGAACTCTCAGACCAGGTCGGCAATGATGTGGGTCTGCACGTGCTTGAGTATATGCACGAGGTCCTCGGCGAGCCGTACGCCCCGTGTCCGCTGCTCGAACAGAAAGTCGAGAACGAGGAACTCGGGAAGAAGACCGGGAGAGGCTTCTACGACTACGAGAACGGCGGCGTCGACATTCCGACCGACGCCGGCCGCGAAGACGTCGAACACCGCCTCGTCGCCGTGATGGCAAATGAGGTCGGAAAGCTCGTCGAGAACGACGTCGCCCCCGTTGCAGACATCGACCAGGCCGTCCAGCTCGGCGGCGGCTTCCCGGACGGGCCCGCAAAGATCGCCGACAAGACCGGCCTTGAGACGCTCGTCGACACACTTGAGGAAACCCACGAGGAGACCGGCGCGGAGCGCTATGCCGTCGCTGACGGCCTCCGAGAGGCCGCCGAGGCGGGCGGCTTCTATGGCAGCGACGACGACGCGCCGGCGGAGTTCGACAACGTCACGATCGAATATCCCGGTGACATGGTCGGTCACATCGAACTCGACCGTCCCCACCGGATGAACACCGTCAGCCCAGACCTGATGGACGACCTCGCCGACGCCGTCGACCTACTCGAAGACGACGACGAGGTGCGTGCCATCCTGCTGACCGGAGCCGGCGACAAGGCGTTCTCCGCCGGGGCCGACGTGCAGGCGATGGCCTCGAACGCGACGCCGCTGGACGCTATTGAACTCTCCCGTAAGGGCCAGCAAACCTTCGGCAAGCTCGAAGAATGTTCGATGCCGGTCGTCGCCGGCATCGACGGCTACGCGCTGGGTGGCGGGATGGAACTGGCGACCTGTGCCGACCTCCGCGTGGCCTCGGAGCGCTCCGAGCTGGGTCAGCCCGAACACAACCTCGGCCTGCTGCCGGGCTGGGGCGGCACGCAACGCCTCGCCCGGATCGTCGGCGAAGGCCGCGCCAAGGAGATTATCTTCACCGGAGACCGCTACGACGCCGACGAGATGGCCGAGTACGGCTTCATTAACGAGGTCGTCGACAACGACGCCCTGCACGAGCGGGCGTTCGAACTGGCCAAAGACATGGCCGCCGGCCCGCCGGTCGCACAGAAGCTCACCAAGCGTGCGATGCTCGCCGGCCGCGACGACATCGATGCTGGCCTCGAAGTCGAATCACAGGCCTTCGGCCACCTCATCGGCACCGACGACGTGATGGAGGGCATCAACGCGTTCATGGGCGACGGAGAGCCGGACTTCGAAGGGAAGTAA
- a CDS encoding DUF4352 domain-containing protein, which translates to MKRRTYVSTIGSSIAALSLAGCSGSDGGDGGDGNESTPTPEPTYEVDQEAPARLKLLSVSGPKEVAFGDTIEGDVTAVNVGGEPISGDATIEFVHSESGATEPQTVTVNADGLKSGEEVSHSYRVDAEYAGAWAFEASSDFYAVDDTVTSTVSVLPKQGSTGETIELASGVQATVSDMTYEQMITYELPAGERTLGDNTAHAIRETVSDNILLILSVTFENGTGEAQTVSKDDFVVPESSFVSESAAGRDGTNAAGENINPGQTYSGHLIYAVPKAKIDDLTFGINLAEGSAVADIEIPLQSPGGFPEFELANIDVPPEDVTGDEAIVEMEVENVGDSAGMFKSIFEFKTPEEPGILAGYSADTWYIDADGPYTQRIPAGETRTIELVTEPDSDRRWDYRTTPFGAEWTFEAVE; encoded by the coding sequence ATGAAGCGACGAACATACGTAAGTACAATTGGAAGCAGCATCGCTGCACTCAGCCTTGCCGGATGTAGTGGTAGCGACGGCGGAGACGGTGGAGATGGAAACGAGTCAACGCCAACGCCCGAACCCACGTATGAAGTAGACCAGGAAGCACCGGCGCGACTGAAATTGCTTTCGGTGAGTGGGCCAAAAGAGGTTGCCTTCGGTGACACCATCGAGGGTGACGTGACTGCTGTCAATGTTGGTGGCGAACCGATCTCCGGAGATGCAACCATCGAGTTCGTCCATTCAGAATCAGGTGCCACTGAGCCACAGACAGTCACAGTTAACGCTGATGGCCTGAAGTCCGGCGAAGAAGTCTCGCATAGCTATCGTGTTGACGCCGAGTACGCCGGTGCATGGGCGTTTGAAGCGTCCTCCGACTTCTACGCTGTCGACGATACGGTCACGTCAACCGTGTCGGTCCTCCCGAAGCAGGGGAGCACTGGGGAAACCATCGAGCTTGCGAGTGGGGTCCAGGCTACAGTGTCGGATATGACCTACGAACAGATGATAACCTACGAGCTCCCCGCTGGCGAACGGACTTTGGGCGACAACACCGCACACGCCATTCGCGAAACGGTCTCAGATAACATCCTGCTGATTCTGAGCGTTACGTTCGAGAACGGAACAGGCGAGGCCCAGACAGTGTCGAAAGACGACTTTGTCGTCCCCGAATCGAGCTTCGTGAGCGAGTCGGCCGCAGGTCGTGACGGAACGAACGCAGCCGGGGAGAACATCAACCCAGGGCAGACCTACAGCGGCCATCTGATTTACGCTGTCCCGAAGGCCAAGATTGACGACCTCACGTTCGGCATAAATCTCGCAGAAGGGAGTGCAGTCGCTGATATCGAAATCCCGCTTCAGTCACCCGGTGGCTTCCCCGAGTTCGAACTGGCGAACATCGATGTTCCGCCGGAGGACGTTACGGGCGATGAAGCGATCGTTGAGATGGAGGTCGAGAACGTGGGCGACAGCGCGGGGATGTTCAAGTCCATCTTCGAGTTCAAGACGCCTGAGGAACCAGGCATACTCGCCGGCTATTCCGCAGATACGTGGTACATTGACGCTGACGGCCCCTACACACAGCGGATTCCCGCTGGCGAAACCAGAACCATCGAACTGGTAACGGAACCGGATTCGGACAGACGGTGGGACTACCGAACGACCCCATTCGGGGCGGAGTGGACGTTCGAGGCCGTGGAATAG
- the glmU gene encoding bifunctional sugar-1-phosphate nucleotidylyltransferase/acetyltransferase, whose protein sequence is MQAVVLAAGQGTRMRPLTDNTPKPMLPVADRPLVAHTADTAIQAGADELVFVVGYEAEAVRSYFGDEYNGVPVSFAVQEEQLGTADAVAAAREHLDGPFAVLNGDNLYDAESLSGLFDAAPSVAAYRVDDPTSYGVLSTDGGAVTDIVEKPDDPPTELANAGAYVFPAEARHWLDVPLSDRGEREITDVLAKVIEESTVTAVEVDRWLDVGRPWELLEANEWKLGQLDRRLDGEVRGDADLRGEVVVEEGAVIEPGVVIEGQALVRSGAHVGPNAYIRGATLLGEDTHVGHGVELKNTVLMAGSNVPHVSYVGDSVIGREVNFGAGTQVANLRHDGDPVRITVKGDRVSTGRRKFGVVAGDGAKTAVNTSLNAGVVLSSGATTTPGESVTRDR, encoded by the coding sequence ATGCAAGCAGTCGTACTCGCGGCGGGGCAGGGGACGCGTATGCGGCCGTTGACAGACAACACACCGAAGCCGATGCTTCCGGTCGCGGACCGGCCGCTGGTGGCACACACAGCCGATACGGCAATTCAGGCGGGGGCCGACGAACTCGTCTTCGTCGTCGGCTACGAGGCCGAGGCGGTCCGCTCGTACTTCGGCGACGAGTACAACGGCGTCCCGGTCAGCTTCGCCGTTCAGGAGGAGCAACTCGGGACCGCTGACGCCGTCGCCGCCGCGAGGGAGCACCTTGACGGCCCCTTCGCAGTCCTCAACGGCGACAACCTCTACGACGCCGAGAGCCTCAGCGGCCTCTTTGATGCCGCACCGTCGGTCGCCGCCTACCGCGTCGACGACCCAACGAGCTACGGCGTGCTGTCGACAGACGGGGGTGCCGTCACCGACATCGTCGAGAAGCCAGACGATCCGCCAACGGAGCTGGCAAACGCCGGGGCGTACGTCTTCCCAGCCGAGGCACGGCACTGGCTTGACGTGCCACTGAGCGACCGCGGGGAGCGCGAAATCACGGACGTGCTCGCGAAAGTCATCGAGGAATCGACGGTCACCGCCGTCGAGGTCGACCGCTGGCTGGACGTGGGCCGGCCCTGGGAGTTACTGGAAGCAAACGAGTGGAAACTCGGGCAACTGGACCGGCGACTCGACGGGGAGGTGCGGGGCGATGCCGACCTGCGCGGCGAAGTCGTCGTCGAAGAGGGCGCAGTCATCGAACCCGGCGTCGTCATCGAGGGGCAGGCGCTGGTCCGCTCGGGCGCTCACGTCGGGCCGAACGCCTACATTCGCGGTGCGACCCTTCTGGGCGAGGATACCCATGTCGGCCATGGGGTCGAACTCAAGAACACGGTTTTGATGGCTGGCTCGAACGTCCCTCACGTGTCCTACGTGGGTGACAGCGTCATCGGCCGCGAGGTCAACTTCGGCGCTGGAACGCAGGTGGCGAACCTTCGCCACGACGGTGACCCGGTCCGGATAACAGTGAAAGGCGACCGCGTCTCGACGGGCCGGCGGAAGTTCGGCGTCGTCGCGGGCGACGGCGCGAAGACGGCCGTCAACACCAGTCTGAACGCCGGTGTCGTTCTCTCGTCGGGCGCGACGACTACTCCCGGAGAGTCCGTCACGCGAGACCGATAG
- a CDS encoding long-chain fatty acid--CoA ligase has translation MTAGNHSDWRTAEEEHTDEVIGDDTLGEMFAASAARNADTTAQLYKGGVYDRSLTDDVIPAAPDGDYAEISYERMHHLVKYLAAGFRDLGVGPDARVGILANTRMEWALSDFAILSAGGVVTTVYTDSSPKQVQYLLSDPEASAVVVENAEMLDRVLAIEDDLSLSSIVVMDDIDVDREDVYTLKTVYRRGEETFSESAYQSWLDDRDPDDLASLIYTSGTTGQPKGVQLTHRNFRANVNQARRRIGPRPDKPPDLPTVTAETRSIAFLPLAHVFERLAGHFFMYASGAAVSYAESPDTLADDLQTVKPMTGLSVPRVYERIFDNMRTQASESPLKKRIFDWSMDVARDYARTDDPGPILTAKHSLADRLVYSTVKERLGGNIEFMVSGGGSLSKTLCETFLGMGLTILEGYGLTETSPVLTVNPPEDVRPGTLGAPLTEVNVHIDTDVVDASEFDGVTGDVGELLVDGPNVTQGYWNAPDATTRAFTEIDGTQWFRTGDIVERTDDDFLIYHDRLKELLVLSTGKNVAPQPIEDQFATNDRVDQVMVVGDDQKFVGAILVPNFEELHRWAESEGVDLPDDPEALVDDERVHAWVQTAVDAVNEELERVERIKSFALVSREWTAENDLLTPSMKKKRRNIRSAYHEKLAEIYGEQQVEAA, from the coding sequence ATGACTGCAGGCAATCACTCTGACTGGCGTACGGCCGAGGAAGAGCACACTGATGAAGTCATCGGCGACGACACGTTGGGCGAGATGTTCGCCGCGAGTGCGGCGCGGAACGCCGACACGACGGCCCAACTGTACAAGGGTGGCGTCTACGATCGGTCACTGACTGACGACGTGATACCGGCGGCTCCCGACGGCGACTACGCCGAGATCAGCTACGAGCGGATGCATCACCTAGTCAAATACTTGGCCGCAGGGTTCCGTGACCTCGGTGTCGGCCCGGATGCCCGCGTCGGTATCCTGGCCAACACGCGGATGGAGTGGGCGCTGAGTGACTTTGCCATTCTGTCTGCGGGTGGGGTGGTGACGACCGTGTACACGGATTCCTCGCCGAAACAGGTGCAGTATCTGCTGTCGGACCCAGAGGCGAGCGCCGTCGTCGTGGAGAACGCCGAGATGCTGGACCGTGTCCTGGCTATCGAGGACGACCTGTCGCTCTCGTCCATCGTCGTCATGGACGACATTGACGTGGACCGCGAGGACGTGTACACGCTCAAAACGGTGTACAGGCGCGGCGAGGAGACATTCAGCGAATCGGCGTACCAGTCCTGGCTGGACGACCGCGACCCCGACGATCTGGCGAGCCTCATCTACACCTCCGGGACGACGGGCCAGCCGAAAGGAGTCCAACTCACCCACCGCAACTTCCGAGCGAACGTCAATCAGGCCCGCAGGCGAATCGGGCCACGACCGGACAAGCCGCCGGACCTGCCGACCGTCACCGCCGAGACGCGTTCGATAGCGTTCCTCCCGCTGGCACACGTGTTCGAACGCCTCGCGGGCCATTTCTTCATGTACGCTTCCGGCGCGGCTGTGAGCTACGCCGAGAGTCCGGATACGCTGGCTGACGACCTCCAGACTGTCAAACCGATGACCGGGCTGAGCGTCCCCAGAGTCTACGAGCGTATTTTCGACAATATGCGAACGCAGGCCAGCGAGTCCCCGCTCAAAAAACGGATTTTCGACTGGTCGATGGACGTGGCCCGCGACTATGCCCGGACCGACGACCCGGGACCGATACTCACTGCGAAACACTCGCTCGCTGATCGACTCGTCTACAGCACGGTCAAAGAACGGCTCGGCGGGAACATCGAGTTCATGGTCAGTGGCGGTGGAAGTCTCTCGAAAACGCTCTGTGAGACGTTCCTCGGGATGGGGCTGACGATACTCGAAGGGTACGGTCTCACTGAGACCTCGCCGGTTCTGACGGTGAATCCGCCGGAAGACGTCCGTCCCGGAACCCTGGGTGCTCCGCTGACTGAGGTCAACGTTCACATCGATACCGACGTCGTCGACGCCAGCGAGTTCGACGGCGTCACTGGCGACGTGGGCGAACTGCTCGTCGACGGCCCGAACGTCACGCAGGGGTACTGGAACGCGCCCGACGCGACGACGCGGGCCTTCACGGAGATCGACGGCACCCAGTGGTTCCGCACCGGTGACATCGTCGAACGGACCGACGACGACTTCCTCATCTATCACGACCGCCTCAAAGAACTGCTCGTCCTCTCGACGGGCAAAAACGTCGCACCACAGCCCATCGAAGACCAGTTCGCGACGAACGACCGGGTCGATCAGGTCATGGTCGTCGGCGACGACCAGAAGTTCGTCGGCGCGATACTCGTCCCGAACTTCGAGGAACTCCACCGGTGGGCCGAAAGCGAGGGTGTTGACCTTCCCGATGACCCCGAGGCACTGGTCGATGACGAACGCGTCCACGCGTGGGTCCAGACTGCTGTCGACGCGGTCAACGAGGAACTCGAACGCGTCGAGCGGATCAAGTCGTTCGCGCTCGTCTCCCGGGAGTGGACCGCCGAGAACGACTTGCTCACGCCGTCGATGAAAAAGAAGCGCCGCAACATCCGCAGCGCGTACCACGAGAAACTCGCAGAGATATACGGCGAGCAGCAGGTCGAGGCAGCCTGA